CAGCCCGCCGGCTCGGGCGAGGCAGGGAGCTCGGCCTGCGCCGGGCTGGCTGCGGCCAGCTCAAACTGCCGCAGCTCATCGGCAACGGTCGTGGCTGGCCAGTCAGCCTCGGCATCAGGGGCCAGGGCAAGCGGCTCGGTGGGCTCGTAAACGGGTAGCAAAGCATCCTTGGCGGCGCCCTTAGCTGGCGCGGCGGGTACCGGAAGCGGCGAGCCAAGCGCTGGCAGCCTGGTGGCGGCTTTGCGGGTGGGCGAGGGGGTAGCTCCTTGGTAAGGGGCGGCGGGCGCGGCGGGCGGGCCGGCCCAGGCAGGAGCCGGCAGGAGCTGGCCCGCCCGCCGCGCCAGCTCGGGCAGGGGGTGGCTGCTGAGGCGCAGCACGCGCACCGCCGCCCAGGGCTTGGATAAGGTGGCCGCTGGCAGGGGGGGTAGGGGAGGCGCGAGGTGCATCCCAGCAGCTACTGGCGGCATCTGCGGCGCGCCCGCGACCAGTACGGGCTCCGGGGCCGCGGCTGGCAGCGCGGCGGGCAGTTCGGGCGCGGTTGCCACCGTAGCGGGGGGTAGGGGCAGGTATTCTTCGGCGCTCAGGGTGCCGGAGGGCTCGGCCTTGGGTACCATCACCAGGATGGAAGCGAGGGCCGGGGCGGAGGCCTGGGTGGCTGCGATGAGGGCGCGCACGGCCGGCGTAGTTTCGTCCCAGGCCAGCACCAGCACGGCAAGGGGAAGGGCGGAAGCGGCGGTGGGCGAAGACATCGGCAAAAGTTAACGCTGCGAAGTACGGGGCTACTACCGCCTGCCCCACGGTTGAGGCTATAAAAAATAAACGTAACCCAGGGAACCGCGCCTACGTTTTCGGCACTTCGTTTGCGCCGGGGCCCATGCTTAAAACGTAACTTGCGAGCTTAAAGCTACGCTAACCGGCCCCGGCCGGTATTTTTTTACCTCCTCCGTTAGCCTTCCCCGCGCCGCGTCTTCTACCTTATCTTATATGGTTACCAATTCCGTTCAGGACAACAACTACATGGTCAACGACCTGGCGGCGCAAAGCGGCCAGGAACAGCTACCCGGCCCCGTGCGGCACGCTGCCCAAACCAACGACTACCTCTTCACCTTCACCACCGAAAACGGCACCCGCCTGCTGCTGCACGCGCTCTCCGACAAGGTGCTGCGCTTTCGCTACCTCACGCCCGGCAGTCCTGCCGAGCCCGATTTTAGCTACGCCCTGCCCGACCTGGCTACCGAGCAGGCGCTGCGCCCGGCGGCACCTGGTTTTCTGGAATTTAAGGAGAAAGACGACCACTACCGCCTCACTACGGCCCGGCTCATCTGCATTGTGTGGAAAGACTCGCTGCGTACGCGGGTGCTCGACCGCTCGGGCAATATCCTGAGCGCCGATGAGAAGGGCTTTCACTGGCAGCACGACGACGAAACCGGCAACGACGTGGTGAAAATGAGCCACCAGGTGCCCAGCGGCGTGTGCTACTACGGCCTCGGCGACAAGCCCGCCAACATGAACCTGCGCGGCCAGCGCTTCCTCAACTGGGGCTCCGATACCTATGGCTACGTGAAGGGCACCGACCCGCTGTACAAGAATATTCCCTTTTTTCAGGTGCTGCACCAGCGCACGGCGCACGGGGTTTTCTTCGATAATTCGTTTAAAGCCTTCTTCGACTTTGCCGCCGAGCGGGCCGATGTTACCAGCTTTTGGGCCGATGGCGGCGAGATGAATTACTACTTTCTCTACGGCCCTACCCTGCTCGAAGTCACGGAAGAATATACCTGCCTGACCGGCCCGCCCGCCCTACCCCCCCTCTGGACGCTGGGCTACCAGCAGTGCAAGTGGAGCTACTTCCCCGAGAGCAACGTGCGCGAGGTGACGCGCGGCCTGCGCGAGCGCCAGATTCCGTGCGATGCGATTTACCTCGACATTGACTACATGGACGGCTACCGCTGCTTTACCTGGCACCCGCAGCACTTCCCCGAGCCCAGGAAGTTGGTGCAGGAGCTGGCCGAAGATGGGTTTAAAACGGTGGTTATCATCGACCCCGGCATCAAGATTGACCCCGCCTACCCGGTGTATCAGGAAGGGCTGGAAAACGATTATTTCTGCCGCCGCGCCGATGGGCCGCTCATGCGCGGCTCGGTATGGCCGGGCCTGTGCCACTTCCCCGACTACACCCGGCCGGAGGTGCGCGAGTGGTGGGCGGGCTTGTTTGAGGGCTTGATAAAGGACGTGGGCGTGCGGGGCGTGTGGAACGACATGAACGAGCCCGCCGTGTTTGAGCGCGGCACCTTCCCCGACGATGTGCGCTTCGGCTACGAGGGCCAGCCAACTTCGCACCGCAAGGCGCACAATATCTACGGCATGCAGATGGCCCGCGCCACCAACGCGGGCGTGGCGCGCTTTAGCTACCCCAACCGGCCCTTTACCATCACGCGCAGCACCTACGCGGGCGGCCAGCGCTACTCCTCGGGCTGGACCGGCGACAACATTGCCAGCTGGGAGCACCTGTGGCTGGCCAATATTCAGTGTCAGCGCCTGAGCATCAGCGGCTTCAGCTTCATCGGTTCCGACATCGGCGGCTTCATCGACAAGCCCGACGGGGAGCTGTTTGCCCGCTGGATGGCACTGGGGGCCTTCCACCCGTTCTTCCGGGTGCACAGCTCCGGCGACCACGGCGACCAGGAGCCCTGGAGCTTCGGGGAGCCGTACACGAGCCTGGCGCGGCACTTTATCGAGCTGCGCTACCAGCTGCTGCCCTACGTGTACACCGCCTTCTGGCAGTATAGCACCCACGGCACGCCTATGCTGCGCCCGCTCACCTTCCTGGACCAGAACGACCCCGAAACCTACCTGCGCATGGCCGAATTTGCCCTCGGCGACAACCTGCTCATCTGCCCCATCACCCAGCCCGGCGTGGATGGCCGCTGGATGTATTTGCCCCGCGGCGACTGGTACTACTACTGGACCGACGAGCGCCGCGCCGGCGGGGCCGAAACCTGGGCCTCGGCCGACCTCACCCGCATTCCGCTCTTCGTGCGGGCCGGGGCCGTGGTGCCGATGCAGCCCATTATGCAGTACGTGGGCGAAAAAGTGGTGGAGCAGCTCACCCTGCACGTATACTACAAAAACGGCACCGCCGAGAGCGTCCTCTACGACGACGGCGGCGAGGGCTACGGCTACCAGGAAGGCCAGCAAACCACCCGCCGCTTCACTGTGACGGGCGACGAAACCTCGCTCTTGCTAACGCAGACCAGCGAAGGCGACTACCAGCCCAGCTACGCCACCTACCGTGTGGTACTGCACGGGATGCCTAGCGCTATTCAAAGTCTAATGGCTGATGGCCAGTCGGTTGAGTTGGGTGAGTATCCGGCCACCGAAACTACTGGGGCCGCGCTAGCCGCCGTGGTGGGGGTAGGGTTTGGAGAGGTTAGAGTTGAATTGGCTATGGCGGTAGGTGAGGTGCAGGCTACGTAGGCGGGCACTTCACCTCCCGGCCCGCTCATTTGAGCCCCTTCGTCACGTCCCCCGCATTCAGCACCCGCGGGTCGGCATACACGCGCTTGATTTCCGCCGCGCTATTAGCGTTAAACAGCATCTTGCCCCACGACATAAACCAGACGTAGGGCTGTTGCGCCAGTTGGGCGGGGGTAGGGAGCACGCTTTGCTCGGATAAGCCCAGTGGCTTGCCGCCGGCCAGCTGCTGCATGGCCGCGTACCAGCGCTGCGGATACACCGCGGCGGCGCTGTCTTTGCGCGGGTAGATGTCCGTGCCCAGCAAATCCACTTTGTCGCGGCCGGGAAAAAACGTCTCGACGCCCGGCGTGGGCTTGTCGGGCGTCCAGGCCCAGAGGATGTTATTGAGGTGGTGGTGCTGGGTGTAGTATTTATAGAGCTGGTTCCAGAGCGCAGCCGCGCCCTGCGGCCCCGGCCGGCCGCCCCACCAGAACCAGCCACCGTTCATTTCGTGGTAGGGCCGGAAAATGATGGGAATCCTGGCGGCTTGCAGCTGCTGCAGGTAGCCGGCCAGCAGGTCCATCTGGGCGGCCCACTTCTGGTAAAGGGGCGTGCCCGGCGTTAGCAGCTCCTGCCACTGGGCATCGGTGAGCTTGCTGAGGATGCCGCCCTCAAAGGGGGTAGGCTCGCCCAGCGCCGGGTTGGCCTGGTGATAGCTGAGCACGATAATGGCCCCGCGCTGGTGCTGCTTCTTGATTTCAGCCACCAAGAGCGGCCGATACTTGATGTTATCGATGTCGTGGGTCGAGTCGGCGAAGCCGAAGTCGCCGCCCCAGATGGCCGGGTACTCGCCCGTGAGGCGCTGCACCGAATCGGTAGTTGCCGACATTAGCCCCAGCACGTTGTGCATCCCCGATAAGGTGTGCTTGCCCCGCAGGCCGTACAGATACGCGAGCAGCCGGCGCGCCTCGGGCGTGGCGTGCGGGTTGATGGGGCGCGGCTTGGGCGGCCCGGCCACGAGCGCGAGTGGTGCGCTCAGGCCCAGCAGGCACAGGAAAAGGAAACAGAGAGGACGCATCGGCTGAGAAGGAAGAATTTAGTGCAATAGTAGCCCGCCGGGGCGGCCCAAGCGTAGTAGCAGCACTAACTTTTTCTAGCCCTACCCCCCTCGTGCCCGACCAGTCCGAATCCAAAACCGCTATTGTGGCTGCGCTGGCCGCCAACCTGGGTATCGCGGCCATCAAGTTTGGGGCGGCGTGGGTCACGGGCTCGTCGGCGATGCTCTCGGAAGGCATCCATTCGCTCGTGGACACGGCCAACGAGTGGCTGTTGCTGCTGGGCCTGCGCCGCAGCCAGCAGCCGGCCGATGCGCGGCGGCCTTTTGGCTATGGTAAAGAGCTGTATTTCTGGTCGTTTATGGTGTCGGTGTTCATCTTCAGCGTGGGCGGTGGGCTGTCCATCTACGAGGGCATCGAGCACCTGCGGCACCCCGAGCCGCTCGGCAGCCCCACCTGGAACTACGTGGTGCTGAGCCTGGCCTTCATCTTCGACGGCCTGTCGTTTCTGGTAGCGCGCCGCACGTTTAATAAGCAGCGCGGCCGGCAGTCCTTCTGGGCCGCGTTTCGGGCTAGCAAAGACCCATCGGTTTTCGTCGTGCTCTTCGAGGATGCCTCCGATTTGCTGGGGCTGCTCATCGCCTTTTTGGGCGTTTTTCTCAGTCATTGGCTGCAAATGCCCGAGCTGGATGGGGTAGCCTCGCTGCTCATTGGCCTGCTGCTACTGGTGGTGGCCGTGCTGCTGCTGCGCGAAACCAAGAGCCTGCTGCTGGGTGAACCCGCCGAGACCGTGCTGCTGCACCAGGTAGCCGTCCTGGCCCGCGCCGAGGCCGCGATTATGCGCGCGGCCCCGCCGCTCACATCCTACCTCAGCCCCCACGAAATTCTACTGGTGCTACCCGTCGAGTTCGCGCCCGACCTACCGGCCGTGCAGCTTACCCAGGTGGTGGCGCGGCTGCGGGCGGCCATCCAGGCAGCCTATCCCGACGTGCGGCACGTTTTCATTCAGCCCACGGCGCTGGGTGAGGCTGATGGCTCGGCCGCGCCGGGGGGGTAGGCTGGCAATTGTCGGCTATCGCCAACCAGAACGTCATGCTTCCCTGCGGTCTGCATGACGTTCTGGTTAGTTAGTTGTGTCTTCACGCCTTGGTCGCAGGTACTGCCAGACGGAAAGCCGTGCTTAATATTGACCCCGGCAATGGCCGCGCCCCGCGTGGGGCCAAGTAGTAACTCTCATAAGCCCACCCCCAACATGACCAAAATTAAGGTTGCAAACCCCGTAGTCGAGCTGGATGGCGACGAAATGACGCGCATCATCTGGAAGTTTATCAAGGATAAGCTCATCACGCCCTACCTCAACCTCGACATCAAGTACTACGACTTGGGTATCGAGCACCGCGATGCCACCAACGACCAGGTAACTATCGATTCGGCCCACGCCATCCGGGAGTACGGCGTGGGTATCAAGTGCGCCACCATCACCCCCGACGAGGAGCGCGTGCAGGAATTTGGTCTGAAGCAGATGTGGAAGTCGCCCAACGGTACTATTCGCAATATCCTAGATGGCACGGTGTTCCGCGAGCCCATCGTGATGAGCAACGTGCCGCGCCTGGTGCCCAACTGGACCGCGCCCATCTGCATCGGCCGCCACGCCTTCGGTGACCAATACCGCGCCACCGACTTCCTGACCAAAGGCAAGGGCAAGCTCACCGTCACCTTCACGCCCGAAGACGGCGGCGAGGTGCAGTCGTTTGAGGTATTCAATTTCAAAAGCGACGGCGTAGCGCTGGCCATGTACAACACCGACGAAAGTATTCGCGGCTTCGCGCAC
The genomic region above belongs to Hymenobacter psoromatis and contains:
- a CDS encoding glycosyltransferase family 4 protein, with amino-acid sequence MSSPTAASALPLAVLVLAWDETTPAVRALIAATQASAPALASILVMVPKAEPSGTLSAEEYLPLPPATVATAPELPAALPAAAPEPVLVAGAPQMPPVAAGMHLAPPLPPLPAATLSKPWAAVRVLRLSSHPLPELARRAGQLLPAPAWAGPPAAPAAPYQGATPSPTRKAATRLPALGSPLPVPAAPAKGAAKDALLPVYEPTEPLALAPDAEADWPATTVADELRQFELAAASPAQAELPASPEPAGWPEALAALGQPVALSEAGLPTPSPPAGALRAASLYDAPNLNFQVIQYARFAVPVALAEAPYAVIYAPAWPTWLAAQELRQRTGQPLVLHVATLAALTGDSLETATGWEAELQRQALRRADVILTETPALAQRLCHELNLPGTRVHTVPAADTQAIALALQAARPRPVAEPA
- a CDS encoding glycoside hydrolase family 31 protein — encoded protein: MVTNSVQDNNYMVNDLAAQSGQEQLPGPVRHAAQTNDYLFTFTTENGTRLLLHALSDKVLRFRYLTPGSPAEPDFSYALPDLATEQALRPAAPGFLEFKEKDDHYRLTTARLICIVWKDSLRTRVLDRSGNILSADEKGFHWQHDDETGNDVVKMSHQVPSGVCYYGLGDKPANMNLRGQRFLNWGSDTYGYVKGTDPLYKNIPFFQVLHQRTAHGVFFDNSFKAFFDFAAERADVTSFWADGGEMNYYFLYGPTLLEVTEEYTCLTGPPALPPLWTLGYQQCKWSYFPESNVREVTRGLRERQIPCDAIYLDIDYMDGYRCFTWHPQHFPEPRKLVQELAEDGFKTVVIIDPGIKIDPAYPVYQEGLENDYFCRRADGPLMRGSVWPGLCHFPDYTRPEVREWWAGLFEGLIKDVGVRGVWNDMNEPAVFERGTFPDDVRFGYEGQPTSHRKAHNIYGMQMARATNAGVARFSYPNRPFTITRSTYAGGQRYSSGWTGDNIASWEHLWLANIQCQRLSISGFSFIGSDIGGFIDKPDGELFARWMALGAFHPFFRVHSSGDHGDQEPWSFGEPYTSLARHFIELRYQLLPYVYTAFWQYSTHGTPMLRPLTFLDQNDPETYLRMAEFALGDNLLICPITQPGVDGRWMYLPRGDWYYYWTDERRAGGAETWASADLTRIPLFVRAGAVVPMQPIMQYVGEKVVEQLTLHVYYKNGTAESVLYDDGGEGYGYQEGQQTTRRFTVTGDETSLLLTQTSEGDYQPSYATYRVVLHGMPSAIQSLMADGQSVELGEYPATETTGAALAAVVGVGFGEVRVELAMAVGEVQAT
- a CDS encoding glycosyl hydrolase — translated: MRPLCFLFLCLLGLSAPLALVAGPPKPRPINPHATPEARRLLAYLYGLRGKHTLSGMHNVLGLMSATTDSVQRLTGEYPAIWGGDFGFADSTHDIDNIKYRPLLVAEIKKQHQRGAIIVLSYHQANPALGEPTPFEGGILSKLTDAQWQELLTPGTPLYQKWAAQMDLLAGYLQQLQAARIPIIFRPYHEMNGGWFWWGGRPGPQGAAALWNQLYKYYTQHHHLNNILWAWTPDKPTPGVETFFPGRDKVDLLGTDIYPRKDSAAAVYPQRWYAAMQQLAGGKPLGLSEQSVLPTPAQLAQQPYVWFMSWGKMLFNANSAAEIKRVYADPRVLNAGDVTKGLK
- a CDS encoding cation diffusion facilitator family transporter, whose amino-acid sequence is MPDQSESKTAIVAALAANLGIAAIKFGAAWVTGSSAMLSEGIHSLVDTANEWLLLLGLRRSQQPADARRPFGYGKELYFWSFMVSVFIFSVGGGLSIYEGIEHLRHPEPLGSPTWNYVVLSLAFIFDGLSFLVARRTFNKQRGRQSFWAAFRASKDPSVFVVLFEDASDLLGLLIAFLGVFLSHWLQMPELDGVASLLIGLLLLVVAVLLLRETKSLLLGEPAETVLLHQVAVLARAEAAIMRAAPPLTSYLSPHEILLVLPVEFAPDLPAVQLTQVVARLRAAIQAAYPDVRHVFIQPTALGEADGSAAPGG